Within Dictyostelium discoideum AX4 chromosome 4 chromosome, whole genome shotgun sequence, the genomic segment TATATgggtatttttaaaactctTCATATATTTTGTAAAGTTAATCCAACATTCTTGGTACCATTTGCTTCCATTTTACATCCTTATTTAAAGCCACCAAATCCAAATCAAATGATATCATCAGAGGAATCAAATCTTTTCATCTATATCACTCATATACTCGAGAAAACTTTACCattgattgaaaataatgatattgatttcTTGAATCAAGTAGAATCAGATTTAGttgtattaattgaaaaacaagGTGCTGATATAGTTCAAGCTAGTATCAAATGTTTATGTACTATTGTAGAAAAGTGTAGTTTTAGTTATGACCTATTGGAAACTCAATTGGCAAAGGTTGTACATGTACTTCAAGTTTGTCAAACAAAAACTAAAGGTGAAATCATTCGTTCTCTATATGTCACTGGTTTATTTGTTcgttattttgattttgaaaaacgTGGTTGTTCATATTCACCATTAAGAATTAATATCAAACCAGCAGAGGTTGTAAATACTTTAATACCACTCACTTCAAGATTATTCAATTTCGCAAGAGATAGTGATGTAATTTCAAAGGCTTTAGAATCTCTTGGTAATATTATCATATCATCACCAAAGATTCTAAATAAGGATAGTATCAAAGAAATATTGGCAAAATCATTCGCTTCAACTCAAACTGaaccaaaaattaaagaaaccaTTATGAAATTATTCTATGATCTATTAGATAAAGAAATGAAACAATTTAGTAAACCCAAAAAGGAACAACaagataatggtaatggtaatggtaatggttgtgatgatgatcatgaagaacaagaagaagattCAACCAAATTAAATGcagaaaaagaatttattatttcaatgcAAGTCGATGAAGATTCAGAATCTTTAGTATCATCAGTTCAAAAGTATTTCTCATCAATGATTAAATTCTTATTAGAACCACAAGAATCAGTTAGATTGGCAACAATATCAACCATTGAATTGATTATAAGACAAGGTATTCTAAATCCACTTGATAGTGTTCCATATATTATTGCATTAATAACTGATCCAAATCGTTTTATTTCAGAATTGgcttttaaaactttaaattctttaaatcaaaaacatacttcatcattatttaaaagagtTAATGAAAGTATAAAATTAACTTATAAATTTCAtcaagatttaaattcaagtatgtattttatttcatttatttatttatttatttatttattttttaattaaaaaatttattaataatttttttattttttattttttattttttaaaagaatcacCATTTAATATTGTAACAAAAGGAATgtcaaaattttatttattatttaaaaattcaaaatcaaatagaacaatatttttatcaacaattttaacaaattttgaatcaattaaagaatataGATATAAAGAATTATCATACTTTAgatttgtttttgaaattttagcAACATTACCTTATGGTAATATGGATGAagtaattgttgttattaatacAATCGATAAGATAATTTCATTGAATGCAAATTTTGTTCAATCTAAAATGGTTAATTGGTCAAAAGAGGaaagtagtagtaataataagaaaaattCAGCAACGATGATGAgcgaaaatgaagaaaatggtGCAACAACTAAAACCTATGATAGAGcagtttataaaaattttataatggGAATGgttattttatatatgttacaattaaaaaagtttatattGAAAACTTATTCAATCACAAAAGATAAAATGAAATCTTATTTAGATGGTGAATCTAGAGACTCTGATAAATTGGGTACAACATTCACTGAATCTATTACTTTTAATGATCATAATTATCCATTCTCTGCTTTACCATCAGAAATTAATCTTCAATCAAATGTTTCCATTCAAAAATCAATCTTTGTGGAATTTAAACAATTGttaaaagatgatgatatggatgaattttcaattaaagttaaatcaaaatcaacaaatgaCGAATCTGGTTCAcaaacttcaacaacaacttcaaaaaaaagaaaacctGCTGCTCCAAAACCTGCAAAACCAAAAGCAAAACCTAAtgcaaaatcaaattcaagaaAGAAAAGTAAAACTTCATCAAATGAAGAGTAAAcgtttaaattaaattttaaatttttccagttttacaaatatattcttaataattaaatccaaagaaaaaaaaaaaaaaaaaaaaaaaaaacaaataaatgtGAACGTAAAAAATAgacaataaaattaaaaaaaccacTGATTTATAAAGTTTAGATTTAGTAATATAGTTTATtgttacttttttaaaaaaaaggatatccttttttttttttttttttttttccaagattattattttaaagttttaaactTGTTGCAGAGGCAACATTAACATTAGTGTTGGCAGCATTGGTAGCAGTAGCTAATAAAGCATTTACATCAGCAATGGCATTAACATTAGCAGTGGCATTTACTTTGGCTGATGTTTTAGCACCACTGATACCGTTTGAaccaaatgatgatgaacttGATCCATTTGCAACTGAAACTTTGTTGCTTGATGAAACTGAACCTAATGAAACAATTGaatctaaaatattttttgattaaaaattaataattaattaattattattattattattattttttttctaaaaagttttaaaactaATACTTTACTAAAGattgacattttttttaaaattggttttttttttttttttgattatttaaaatatttgaattattttgtaatgaaaaaaataaaaaataattgttccaatttatagttttttaaatttcaattttaatatatgtaaagaaaaatatttaataaaaaatttaaaaattaaattagaaaataatattattgtttgaattcaaaattaaattcctAGAAAtcttaaatgaattaattaaacaaaaaaatatactGTATTTATAATAGATTTACtaccaaaatttaaaattaccaatgTTTATTGTTGTAAATCCCACGAATTTAGTTCATTAATTatctaaaatttaaaaaaaaataaaaaaaatgtaaataataattaaacgaatatatttaaaattaaatctaattttaaaaaaagtaccCTCAATGAGCAAAATGCAACATTGTTgggaatttaaaaatttaaattgtcCCCATTTACTATTAATACCACATGgatgttatttttaaattattactatatatagaaaaaatataattatttcttttaaaaaaaaaaataaaaattgaataaaataatatttaataaaatgaattaattattatttttaagtgTGGGTAAATgtcaaaatatatttatttaaacacTACCAATCTtacattattttataaaaaaaacaattgtaaatttattttaccaccttattatttttttttttatttaagatAAAGAAtacccccaaaaaaaaatattatcttttaatttcattttttttttttttttggtatagCCCCGATATTTTAGGGgtataattttttgatttttttttttttataaatgttCATAAGCCCAATATAgatttttgtattttaatGCCCtcccaatttttaaatattttggatttttatAATGACAATGAGTTACTAagatagattttttttttttttttttttttttttatttaatttccataattttacaaaaaattatagaaacaaataattttttatgttttttttcaaaGTGAACTAAtagattaattaataattggagataatgattattttaaaacattcttaaaataatattatttaaaacattcttaaaaacaaaaaaaaaaaaaaacaaaaaaaattgtttaaagatttatatttatttttctcaATAACCAATATTTACcaatgtgtttttttttttttgcttttttattttttttattttttttattctttttttttttttagttttgttTCACATATTAtgagtaaaattaaaatttacgGAAAGTTAAACCAGCATAGTTATGGTTTTCACCTAACTCTTCGTTAATTCTAACAAGTTGATTGTATTTGGCTAATCTTTCTGATCTACATGGAGCACCAGTTTTAATTTGACCAGTACCTAAACCAACAACTAAATCAGCAATGAAGGTATCTTCAGTTTCACCTGAACGATGGCTAACCATGACACCCCATGATGCATTCTTTGAGTCAAGAGCGGCACGAATTGATTCAGTGACTGAACCAATTTGGttaacttttaataaaagagCATTACATGCTTTCTTTTCAATACCAGTCTTAATTCTTTCTGGGTTGGTAACAAGtaaatcatcaccaacaattTGAATATCAACTGATGCTGTTAATTTAGTGTATGATTCCCAATCAtcctattttttaaaaaaaaattattattagttttaaaaatatttaaataaataaaaaaataacaaaaaaaaaaaaaaaaaaaaaacttacttgaTCAAATGGATCTTCAATTGAAATGATTGGATATTCTTTAATGAATTCTCTGTAGAGATCACCTAATTTTTCACCAGAGATAACAGCTGAACCGTCATTGTTTTTAGTTTTGAAGTCAAGATCGTAACCATTTTCAACTTTGAATTCAGAGGCAGCACAATCCATACCAATTTTAACTAAACCTGTGTAACCAGCTTTTTCAATGGCAAGTTTTAAGAGTTCAAGACCTTCTTTGTTGCTTTGAATTGGTGGAGCGAAACCACCTTCATCACCAACATTGATAGCATCTTGACCGTATCTACCACTGATGACATTCTTTAAGTTATGATAAACTTCTGAACCCATACGATAGGCTTCATTGAAATCTTTAGCACCAACTGGTAAAATCATAAATTCTTGCATAGCTAATTTATTACCTGCATGTGAACCACCATTGATAACATTGAATGCTGGAACTGGTAATCTCATTTTAGTACCTGCAATTTCTGAGATATatctaaataattattattattaatattataattataattattattattactattattattaatattttatttaataatacataCTTGTAAAGTGGTAAATTTCTATCAGCAGCACCAGCTCTGCAAACAGCTAAACTGACTGCAAGGATAGCGTTGGCACCTAATTTACCTTTATTTGGGGTACCATCGAGATCGATCATTAATTTATCGATAGCAGCTTGATCGGAAACTGATTTACCAATGACGGCTGGTTGAATGACTTCGAGAATGTTTTTGATTGCTTTGAGTACACCTTTACCTAAGTATCTTGATTTATCACCATCTCTTAATTCAACAGCTTCATAAATACCAGTTGATGCACCTGATGGAACTGCAGCTCTGAATGATGAAACAACACCATCTATAAGTATGTATATAAAAAGTTTgagttaataaattattatttttcaaaaaatataaaaaaataaataaaaaaaaaaaaaaaagaaaaagaagaatgaaagaatttttttattttattttattttattttattttattttattttattttattttattttaaatacattACCTTTTTCGGTGTAAAGGTCAACTTCAACAGTTGGGTTACCacgtgaatttaaaatttctctggctttaattgatttgatgacgctcattttaaaaaatgatatatatatagatagagataaaaaaaaataaagtaataagTGGGtgggagaaaaaaaaaaaaattaaaaaaaaaaaaaaaaaaatattgagcTCAccagttttttaaaattaaaattttattttcattttttttttttttttttttatttttttttttatttttttaattcccatcacttttaaacaaaaaaaaaaaaaatcaaaaaaaatcaaaaaaaaaaaataaatctacaTTTATACaaccaaacaaaaaaaaaaaaataaaataaaaataaaaaaatatatatttatttatttatatttttttttatttggtttgatatatatttttatttttttattttttttttttccaaaatttaaTCTCCGAAATGTCCCaatgcaaaaaaaaaaaattgaaccCGTAATTATTTTCACGTTCACTGCgaaaaatttttcattggccatattatttttttttttttaatttttttcatttattcacaattaaaataaaaaatataataaataaataaataaaataaatagtatgattgacaaaaaaaaatcaaaaataccGGGGCTCAAATAaaggatttattttttatatgtggttttttttttgaagttcctttttttttcgaagttcattttttttatattttctttatttctcTATAAATAcaaccaaatttaattctacGATAGGTCTTAACAAAtatgttttaatattatttaaaatttttgttttaaataatgtgttttattaaaaaaaacacatgaaaagtgaaaaatttttcaaaataactGAATTTATTCTGGGATAACTcgatcttttttaaaatatgctgagttaattataattaattcaattatccACTGATAGGTCCATtatgattaattaaatttttatttttatttttatttttatttttatttttatttttatttttttttttaatttaatctttggtataatagtaatagtaatagtaatagtaatagttaTAGTAATAGTATTGGTACCACGTAAACATCCAATACTTTTCAAGGCCCAACTAGTTATagtaaaaattcaattgggGTTGATTATTAAGCAATAAGAACTATTTATAGATTCATTTGTATCAGTAATCATGAACATACTGACCTTCAAGAATATCTTAATCAATATATTAGTGTGATAATTGAATATAGCACCTTCTCAAGTATTGGAACTTGATATTCTTTGCAAACATTGTGCATTACCTCTATCCTATAGCAAGAAGTTAGTATTGATCATGATGAAAGAACTTCAATTAAATAGAAAAAGTAGAAAGTTTTCGCGGGTAAACATGATGCAACATTACATTCCTTGATCTCTTCTGTTGGGTAGAATGTCAACTGTCCTATCAAGAATTGCGGTTATCAACTCTTGGCAGAAcgattaataataataataataataataataataataataataataataataataatataataataataataataataataataataataataataataataataataataataataataataaaaagttaaatatcaaaataatgtttttttttttttgtgtcaatttttttttattgaaagttaatttggtaattttattaatattttatttattgaagcaatattgataatataataaaaagagtTGCAAGTAATTTGGAGAAAACTGAATGTAAACTAATAtcattgtttaaaatttctggattaaattttgaatcatAAAAAAAGGTTTGGGTATATAATGGTTCAAATTCACCAGAGTTTCTTATTTGAATTGTAATTGGATCATCTTGAGAATATTGTGGGGAATATAGATAAAAACGACAATAaatttttgtatttgtaaCTTGGTCATGAGTGTATTCACATTCGGTAGGAACTGAAAAAAGACCAGTTTCTTCAATTAGagtaattgttttaaaagagCCAAATATTTTTACACCAAAGAAACCATCACCACTTATTGTAAGACCTAGATCAttgattgttgatattgaagTGACTATTGGTTTTGTTGGATAATAGAATGGGAATGAATTTGTTATTgtctttttaatattttcaaaagtaACAGATGCACTAAAATTACCAGAACCATATGCAAATGGTGcatttatttgatatttataGTTTTGATCAGATTTTGATAAAAGTTGTTTTTTTGCTGAATGAATTGTACCATTGtcaaattgaaattggaaATCGATATAATCAAAACCATTGTAACTATCCATCAAGAAATCACCACTAActataatagtattattactGAAAGTTGAAAATTGAGCTGAATATTCATGAACTATTAAATTTGTAGGTAATGGTGGTTGTATAACTATTGTTTTTGAATCTTTAgtaaatgtaaaaatattgtacttattaaaaattgtttttgtattaaattgttttacaATTGTACCAATTTGAGAGAATTGAGAATCTTGATTACTTTGTGGATTGTCTATATTGATATATCCACCTAAACAATTACTacatgtaaataataattggtcTTGCTCGCTTGTAATAGTTATATCTGGTACCTTAGTAAACGAATTTTCATCACTATAAACATATACATGTGAAGCCTGATTCATAATTAAACTTAATCTTGAAATATCGAAATAGGTTACTTGATCATAAGAAACagcatttttaatatcatcaagataaaaattataatttgacaattttgataaaaagaGACCCTCCATTGTtattatatcattttcaattgaataacTATAAATAATTGGACGGACTaattaagaaaataatattttttgaaagtgttaaaattaaatgttttgTATGATTAATATAGTAAAAAGTAATAGTATTTACTTACAGTTTAATCCATTTGTTAAAGTTTCATTATGataatcatcattaaatgaaaacACATTTGTAGAATAtgtatttaaattgaatgaaATGATATTTGGTTCAATTAAAGTATAGTCTAAAtcttttccatttttatcattatatttaatacttGTTATtggaaataaagaaaatgggAATGAAAGATGTAATTGTACTTTTTCTTGATTTTGAGTGAATGATGATATCCATTTTAATGGTGGTTGATAATTAAATGCATTGGAATGAACcattttatctttaatataaattgaaaaattaccattaccattaccacttggaatattgaatttaccttctgataataaattattattcaaagTATTATAATCCAAGTTATAAATTGTGCCATTTGAAAATTCTAATTTTC encodes:
- the enoA gene encoding 2-phospho-D-glycerate hydrolase, whose amino-acid sequence is MSVIKSIKAREILNSRGNPTVEVDLYTEKDGVVSSFRAAVPSGASTGIYEAVELRDGDKSRYLGKGVLKAIKNILEVIQPAVIGKSVSDQAAIDKLMIDLDGTPNKGKLGANAILAVSLAVCRAGAADRNLPLYKYISEIAGTKMRLPVPAFNVINGGSHAGNKLAMQEFMILPVGAKDFNEAYRMGSEVYHNLKNVISGRYGQDAINVGDEGGFAPPIQSNKEGLELLKLAIEKAGYTGLVKIGMDCAASEFKVENGYDLDFKTKNNDGSAVISGEKLGDLYREFIKEYPIISIEDPFDQDDWESYTKLTASVDIQIVGDDLLVTNPERIKTGIEKKACNALLLKVNQIGSVTESIRAALDSKNASWGVMVSHRSGETEDTFIADLVVGLGTGQIKTGAPCRSERLAKYNQLVRINEELGENHNYAGLTFRKF